One genomic window of Lepeophtheirus salmonis chromosome 5, UVic_Lsal_1.4, whole genome shotgun sequence includes the following:
- the LOC121118665 gene encoding diacylglycerol kinase theta isoform X2, whose amino-acid sequence MSKQTSGSSGNTSPVKTNHNMAYQHGHSFIKKTFHKPTNCHYCSELLCLWSLMGQGYICEVCNFIVHEKCLKTVSLPCVSVAATLVKNPVAHVWSERTLIKRRFCNVCRKKIEDIMGFCCEVCDYYLHETCYEFAVPNCLESATYDPAKSLQDISRNQHHFQEGNLPPNSKCMKCKRACWSQDFLTGMRCQWCGLTGHSSCLSSMTPCQSICQFGSLGPIFLPPSAISIPRTQLAQHNAVPIKGKDSSAALMQAPIRTSISDDWSSTGFMEAAAELEINAPDKEKFKEKRDKERQKERAKVEKEKENEDETIKVYDGYNSLRKRLFRTVTVNKNCSKDELLLAAMRAFVVTQDSRNFYLLDVYANYDGDRDEEIEDPYPVQRLKRKEGKRPAILIGLRDNENDSGVIKVWARKLQVSPPSLTIPVSGNITTEQVIKEALCRFRLESEETDTYQLVKVTVEAGRVTETVLSSDDIPWEVLKRRGHEAVRLMELTRFYLEMRKDPHGPDVALFVGNLPANLSHKQYETILLEFLDDGNRFTFIGPIYYEYGSMVITFDSSNTAVYAYQVLRASSYEDKKLLVMMLPSIKPSMMSSSVCPLLVFVNVKSGGGQGLQLIQSFRKLLNPHQVFDLCNGGPLCGLYVFRKMEKYKILVCGGDGTIGWVLQCLDNVGQDSQCSTPPCAIVPLGTGNDLARVLRWGPGYTGTEDPLTLLRDVIDADEVRLDRWTVVFRPNTEDMTGPDGQSLIVSNAQTSEDNAQIFVMNNYFGIGLDADLCLDFHNKREENPEKFNSRFHNKGVYVKVGLRKMVGRRSCKDLNKEVTMEVDGKLVDLPNLEGIIILNIMSWGSGANAWGIEVNEKFTKPNHWDGVLEVVGVTGVVHLGQIQSGLRSAIRIVQGSHIKIKMNSEIPVQVDGEPWIQPSGDIVVLKSALKATMLKKSKMKRRNAESGSVRQSSYSHGVSDSKETSWT is encoded by the exons ATGTCGAAACAAACATCAGGCTCCTCTGGTAACACAAGTCCAGTTAAAACAAATCATAATATGGCTTATCAGCATGGACACagcttcattaaaaaaactttccatAAGCCTACCAACTGTCATTACTGCTCAGAGTTGTTGTGTCTCTGGAGCCTAATGGGCCAAGGGTATATTTGCGAAG TTTGCAATTTCATTGTTCACGAAAAATGCTTGAAAACGGTTTCTTTACCCTGCGTGAGCGTTGCTGCAACCCTAGTCAAA aaCCCAGTGGCACACGTTTGGTCAGAGAGAACTTTAATTAAACGTCGATTCTGTAATGTGTGCCGAAAAAAGATAGAAGATATTATGGGATTTTGCTGTGAGGTATGCGATTACTACCTCCACGAAACATGCTATGAGTTTGCTGTACCAAATTGTTTAGAAAGCGCAACCTATGATCCAGCAAAATCACTTCAGGATATTTCTAGAAATCAGCATCATTTTCAAGAGGGGAATTTACCACCTAACTCAAAATGTATGAAATGTAAGAGAGCTTGCTGGTCACAGGACTTCCTCACAGGGATGAGATGCCAATGGTGTGGACTAACG GGGCATTCGTCGTGTTTGTCAAGTATGACTCCATGTCAATCCATTTGTCAATTCGGTTCCCTTGGCCCAATATTTCTACCTCCTTCGGCTATCTCCATACCCCGAACACAATTGGCTCAACATAACGCAGTTCCCATCAAGGGGAAGGATTCATCAGCTGCACTGATGCAGGCCC CTATACGCACAAGTATTTCTGATGATTGGAGTAGTACTGGTTTCATGGAAGCTGCAGCTGAGCTAGAAATTAATGCACCAGATAAGGAGAAGTTCAAAGAAAAAAGGGACAAAGAAAGGCAAAAGGAAAGAGcaaaagttgaaaaagaaaaggaaaacgaAGATG aaacaataaaagtatatgATGGCTACAACTCCCTTAGAAAAAGACTATTTCGAACAGTCACTGTCAATAAAAACTGCTCCAAAGATGAGCTTCTCTTAGCAGCCATGAGAGCATTCGTGGTCACACAGGATTCTcgtaatttttatctattagaTGTCTATGCCAATTATGATGGGGACAGAGACGAGGAAATCGAGGATCCTTATCCAGTACAGCGCCTCAAacgaaaagaaggaaaaagacCAGCCATATTAATCGGTCTGAG AGACAATGAAAATGATAGTGGAGTGATTAAAGTATGGGCTAGAAAGCTACAAGTCTCCCCACCTTCTCTTACAATACCCGTGTCCGGTAATATCACAACTGAACAAGTTATAAAGGAAGCTCTTTGTCGGTTCCGTCTCGAGTCTGAAGAAACAGATACTTATCAATTAGTTAAGGTTACTGTTGAAGCAGGGAGAG TGACTGAAACAGTTTTATCCTCTGATGACATTCCATGGGAGGTCTTAAAAAGACGTGGACATGAGGCAGTTCGCTTAATGGAGCTCACTCGGTTTTACCTCGAAATGAGGAAGGATCCGCATGGTCCAGACGTCGCACTCTTTGTAGGAAATTTACCCGCAAATCTTTCTCATAAGCAGTATGAGACTATACTTTTAGAATTTCTGGATGATG GAAATCGTTTCACATTTATTGGCcctatttattatgaatatggTTCTATGGTGATAACATTTGATAGCTCTAACACAGCCGTTTATGCCTATCAAGTCTTAAGAGCTTCATCCTATGAGGATAAAAAGCTCTTGGTCATGATGCTACCAAGTATAAAGCCGTCCATGATGTCAAGTTCAGTCTGTCCTTTACTCGTATTTGTCAATGTTAAAAGTGGTGGGGGACAGGGGTTACAATTGATACAAAGCTTCAGAAAATTGCTTAATCCTCATCAAGTCTTTGATCTTTGCAATGGGGGACCACTTTGCGG GTTGTACGTTTTCCGAAAGATGGAGAAATACAAAATCTTGGTATGTGGAGGAGATGGGACCATCGGTTGGGTGTTGCAGTGTTTAGATAACGTAGGACAAGATTCGCAATGTTCTACTCCGCCATGCGCTATAGTTCCCTTAGGCACTGGAAACGACTTAGCACGTGTTCTTCGTTGGGGTCCAGGCTATACTGGAACAGAAGATCCTTTGACACTACTTCGAGATGTCATTGACGCAGATGAAGTCAGGCTAGATAG GTGGACGGTGGTTTTTAGACCCAATACGGAAGACATGACTGGTCCCGATGGCCAAAGTCTCATTGTATCAAACGCACAAACAAGTGAAGACAACGCACAGATATTTGTAATGAACAATTACTTTGGAATAGGTTTAGACGCAGATCTTTGCTTAGACTTTCATAACAAAAGGGAAGAGAATCCCGAAAAATTCAACTCCAGATTTCATAATAAAGGTGTATATGTCAAAGTGGGCCTCAGAAAAATGGTGGGTCGTAGATCCTGCAAAGATCTCAACAAAGAAGTTACCATGGAAGTTGATGGTAAACTTGTGGATCTTCCAAATTTAGAAGgaattataattcttaatattatgaG CTGGGGCTCTGGGGCAAATGCTTGGGGAATTGAAGtgaatgaaaaatttacaaagcCCAATCATTGGGACGGCGTTTTAGAAGTCGTAGGAGTTACAGGAGTTGTTCATTTAGGCCAAATACAATCTGGACTTCGATCTGCTATACGAATAGTTCag GGAAgtcatatcaaaataaaaatgaactctGAGATTCCTGTTCAAGTTGACGGAGAGCCCTGGATACAACCCTCCGGTGACATTGTCGTTCTTAAATCAGCATTGAAA GCCACGATGTTAAAGAAATCTAAGATGAAAAGAAGAAACGCCGAGAGTGGATCCGTGAGACAGTCCTCGTACTCACACGGTGTGTCCGATTCCAAGGAGACTTCATGGACATAG
- the LOC121118665 gene encoding diacylglycerol kinase theta isoform X1, translating to MSKQTSGSSGNTSPVKTNHNMAYQHGHSFIKKTFHKPTNCHYCSELLCLWSLMGQGYICEVCNFIVHEKCLKTVSLPCVSVAATLVKNPVAHVWSERTLIKRRFCNVCRKKIEDIMGFCCEVCDYYLHETCYEFAVPNCLESATYDPAKSLQDISRNQHHFQEGNLPPNSKCMKCKRACWSQDFLTGMRCQWCGLTGHSSCLSSMTPCQSICQFGSLGPIFLPPSAISIPRTQLAQHNAVPIKGKDSSAALMQAPIRTSISDDWSSTGFMEAAAELEINAPDKEKFKEKRDKERQKERAKVEKEKENEDETIKVYDGYNSLRKRLFRTVTVNKNCSKDELLLAAMRAFVVTQDSRNFYLLDVYANYDGDRDEEIEDPYPVQRLKRKEGKRPAILIGLRDNENDSGVIKVWARKLQVSPPSLTIPVSGNITTEQVIKEALCRFRLESEETDTYQLVKVTVEAGRVTETVLSSDDIPWEVLKRRGHEAVRLMELTRFYLEMRKDPHGPDVALFVGNLPANLSHKQYETILLEFLDDGNRFTFIGPIYYEYGSMVITFDSSNTAVYAYQVLRASSYEDKKLLVMMLPSIKPSMMSSSVCPLLVFVNVKSGGGQGLQLIQSFRKLLNPHQVFDLCNGGPLCGLYVFRKMEKYKILVCGGDGTIGWVLQCLDNVGQDSQCSTPPCAIVPLGTGNDLARVLRWGPGYTGTEDPLTLLRDVIDADEVRLDRWTVVFRPNTEDMTGPDGQSLIVSNAQTSEDNAQIFVMNNYFGIGLDADLCLDFHNKREENPEKFNSRFHNKGVYVKVGLRKMVGRRSCKDLNKEVTMEVDGKLVDLPNLEGIIILNIMSWGSGANAWGIEVNEKFTKPNHWDGVLEVVGVTGVVHLGQIQSGLRSAIRIVQGSHIKIKMNSEIPVQVDGEPWIQPSGDIVVLKSALKATMLKKSKHRRFTRRNTEPSVNNSIAISNTTMNVKEEAPPPPPVNLADICDSPTHATAV from the exons ATGTCGAAACAAACATCAGGCTCCTCTGGTAACACAAGTCCAGTTAAAACAAATCATAATATGGCTTATCAGCATGGACACagcttcattaaaaaaactttccatAAGCCTACCAACTGTCATTACTGCTCAGAGTTGTTGTGTCTCTGGAGCCTAATGGGCCAAGGGTATATTTGCGAAG TTTGCAATTTCATTGTTCACGAAAAATGCTTGAAAACGGTTTCTTTACCCTGCGTGAGCGTTGCTGCAACCCTAGTCAAA aaCCCAGTGGCACACGTTTGGTCAGAGAGAACTTTAATTAAACGTCGATTCTGTAATGTGTGCCGAAAAAAGATAGAAGATATTATGGGATTTTGCTGTGAGGTATGCGATTACTACCTCCACGAAACATGCTATGAGTTTGCTGTACCAAATTGTTTAGAAAGCGCAACCTATGATCCAGCAAAATCACTTCAGGATATTTCTAGAAATCAGCATCATTTTCAAGAGGGGAATTTACCACCTAACTCAAAATGTATGAAATGTAAGAGAGCTTGCTGGTCACAGGACTTCCTCACAGGGATGAGATGCCAATGGTGTGGACTAACG GGGCATTCGTCGTGTTTGTCAAGTATGACTCCATGTCAATCCATTTGTCAATTCGGTTCCCTTGGCCCAATATTTCTACCTCCTTCGGCTATCTCCATACCCCGAACACAATTGGCTCAACATAACGCAGTTCCCATCAAGGGGAAGGATTCATCAGCTGCACTGATGCAGGCCC CTATACGCACAAGTATTTCTGATGATTGGAGTAGTACTGGTTTCATGGAAGCTGCAGCTGAGCTAGAAATTAATGCACCAGATAAGGAGAAGTTCAAAGAAAAAAGGGACAAAGAAAGGCAAAAGGAAAGAGcaaaagttgaaaaagaaaaggaaaacgaAGATG aaacaataaaagtatatgATGGCTACAACTCCCTTAGAAAAAGACTATTTCGAACAGTCACTGTCAATAAAAACTGCTCCAAAGATGAGCTTCTCTTAGCAGCCATGAGAGCATTCGTGGTCACACAGGATTCTcgtaatttttatctattagaTGTCTATGCCAATTATGATGGGGACAGAGACGAGGAAATCGAGGATCCTTATCCAGTACAGCGCCTCAAacgaaaagaaggaaaaagacCAGCCATATTAATCGGTCTGAG AGACAATGAAAATGATAGTGGAGTGATTAAAGTATGGGCTAGAAAGCTACAAGTCTCCCCACCTTCTCTTACAATACCCGTGTCCGGTAATATCACAACTGAACAAGTTATAAAGGAAGCTCTTTGTCGGTTCCGTCTCGAGTCTGAAGAAACAGATACTTATCAATTAGTTAAGGTTACTGTTGAAGCAGGGAGAG TGACTGAAACAGTTTTATCCTCTGATGACATTCCATGGGAGGTCTTAAAAAGACGTGGACATGAGGCAGTTCGCTTAATGGAGCTCACTCGGTTTTACCTCGAAATGAGGAAGGATCCGCATGGTCCAGACGTCGCACTCTTTGTAGGAAATTTACCCGCAAATCTTTCTCATAAGCAGTATGAGACTATACTTTTAGAATTTCTGGATGATG GAAATCGTTTCACATTTATTGGCcctatttattatgaatatggTTCTATGGTGATAACATTTGATAGCTCTAACACAGCCGTTTATGCCTATCAAGTCTTAAGAGCTTCATCCTATGAGGATAAAAAGCTCTTGGTCATGATGCTACCAAGTATAAAGCCGTCCATGATGTCAAGTTCAGTCTGTCCTTTACTCGTATTTGTCAATGTTAAAAGTGGTGGGGGACAGGGGTTACAATTGATACAAAGCTTCAGAAAATTGCTTAATCCTCATCAAGTCTTTGATCTTTGCAATGGGGGACCACTTTGCGG GTTGTACGTTTTCCGAAAGATGGAGAAATACAAAATCTTGGTATGTGGAGGAGATGGGACCATCGGTTGGGTGTTGCAGTGTTTAGATAACGTAGGACAAGATTCGCAATGTTCTACTCCGCCATGCGCTATAGTTCCCTTAGGCACTGGAAACGACTTAGCACGTGTTCTTCGTTGGGGTCCAGGCTATACTGGAACAGAAGATCCTTTGACACTACTTCGAGATGTCATTGACGCAGATGAAGTCAGGCTAGATAG GTGGACGGTGGTTTTTAGACCCAATACGGAAGACATGACTGGTCCCGATGGCCAAAGTCTCATTGTATCAAACGCACAAACAAGTGAAGACAACGCACAGATATTTGTAATGAACAATTACTTTGGAATAGGTTTAGACGCAGATCTTTGCTTAGACTTTCATAACAAAAGGGAAGAGAATCCCGAAAAATTCAACTCCAGATTTCATAATAAAGGTGTATATGTCAAAGTGGGCCTCAGAAAAATGGTGGGTCGTAGATCCTGCAAAGATCTCAACAAAGAAGTTACCATGGAAGTTGATGGTAAACTTGTGGATCTTCCAAATTTAGAAGgaattataattcttaatattatgaG CTGGGGCTCTGGGGCAAATGCTTGGGGAATTGAAGtgaatgaaaaatttacaaagcCCAATCATTGGGACGGCGTTTTAGAAGTCGTAGGAGTTACAGGAGTTGTTCATTTAGGCCAAATACAATCTGGACTTCGATCTGCTATACGAATAGTTCag GGAAgtcatatcaaaataaaaatgaactctGAGATTCCTGTTCAAGTTGACGGAGAGCCCTGGATACAACCCTCCGGTGACATTGTCGTTCTTAAATCAGCATTGAAA GCAACCATGCTCAAAAAAAGCAAGCATAGACGCTTTACTCGTCGAAACACAGAGCCCTCCGTCAACAATTCCATCGCAATATCAAATACAACCATGAATGTGAAAGAGGAAGCGCCTCCTCCTCCTCCCGTAAATTTGGCGGATATTTGTGACTCTCCGACACATGCCACCGCAGTTTAG
- the LOC121118666 gene encoding putative sodium-dependent multivitamin transporter — protein sequence MEGLGIADYIVFVFMLLISGSIGIYYRFSGGKQKTTEEYIHGSQSMGMIPVAFSLMASFMSAITLLGVSNENYTFGTQFTIINFGYIISTPVCAYLYLPVFYRLKCNSVYEYLEKRFEGKIIRLVASLAFTLQAIMYMGIVLYAPALSLSAITGISYIGSLIAVGVCCTIYSTLGGIKAVLITDVFQSLMMFGSLIAVIIIGVNKVGGITNIYEASLDGDRIEFFNMSVDPTVRHTFWTQLIGGIFTAITIYGVNQSQVQRLLTIGSLKRSQGSLWIQWPIMASLSFLTSFAGLTMYTYYKDCDPVQSKRIPRGDQLLALFVMDTMSNYYGITGLFVAGIFSGSLSTVSSSINSLAAVSLEDYIKPLVKVPPKMETLVLKFLVLFYGVLSIILAFLCEFLPSGILQASLTIFGIVGGPLLGLFTLGIFTRRGNEIGALIGLISSLALLIWMAFGGPRPKIDSLPVSIDGCPMNITTHLLSQTKYTSEEYFYLYEISYAWYSTIGAIWTFVVGYVVSLFTQKCSKVETQSKYLFQWKNSSLK from the coding sequence ATGGAAGGACTCGGGATCGCAGATtacattgtttttgtttttatgctcCTCATTTCTGGTTCCATTGGGATCTACTATCGTTTCAGTGGAGGAAAACAGAAGACAACAGAGGAGTATATTCATGGAAGCCAGAGTATGGGTATGATTCCTGTGGCATTTTCCCTTATGGCTAGTTTCATGTCAGCAATTACTCTTTTGGGTGTTAGTAACGAAAATTATACCTTTGGAACTCAGTTTACTATAATCAATTTTGGATATATAATCAGTACACCCGTGTGTGCATATCTCTATTTACCCGTGTTTTATAGACTCAAGTGCAATAGTGTATACGAGTACTTGGAAAAGAGGTTTGAGGGTAAAATAATCCGACTAGTTGCTTCCTTGGCATTTACTCTACAAGCAATAATGTATATGGGCATCGTTCTCTATGCTCCAGCCCTCTCGTTATCAGCAATAACTGGTATCTCTTATATTGGATCTCTCATTGCTGTTGGAGTATGCTGCACAATTTATTCTACGCTAGGAGGGATAAAAGCTGTTCTAATTACGGATGTCTTCCAATCTCTGATGATGTTTGGATCTCTTATTGCAGTTATTATAATTGGTGTTAATAAAGTTGGCGGGATTACTAATATCTACGAGGCTTCTCTCGATGGTGAtagaattgaatttttcaacatGTCTGTAGACCCCACTGTGCGCCATACTTTTTGGACTCAATTAATTGGAGGAATATTCACTGCTATAACCATATATGGTGTGAATCAATCCCAAGTTCAGAGATTGCTCACCATCGGCAGTTTAAAACGTTCCCAAGGATCTCTTTGGATACAATGGCCTATAATGGCTTCTCTTAGCTTTTTGACGTCTTTTGCAGGTCTTACTATGTATACATACTATAAGGACTGTGATCCCGTACAAAGTAAACGTATTCCAAGGGGAGATCAATTATTGGCTCTATTTGTAATGGATACAATGAGTAATTACTACGGAATAACAGGGTTATTTGTGGCAGGAATATTCTCTGGATCCTTGAGTACTGTTTCATCATCCATTAACTCACTTGCTGCAGTATCTCTCGAAGACTACATTAAACCCCTTGTTAAAGTACCTCCGAAAATGGAAACTTTGGTTTTAAAATTCCTTGTTCTTTTTTACGGAGTTCTTAGTATCATACTTGCTTTTCTCTGCGAGTTTTTGCCAAGTGGTATTTTGCAGGCCTCTTTAACAATATTTGGAATAGTGGGAGGACCATTGCTTGGACTCTTTACATTAGGAATATTTACACGTAGAGGGAATGAGATTGGGGCTTTGATCGGATTAATTTCTTCACTTGCACTATTGATATGGATGGCATTTGGTGGACCCCGTCCAAAAATAGATTCTCTTCCTGTCTCAATAGATGGATGTCCAATGAATATCACTACTCATTTGCTATCTCAAACCAAATATACTTCTGAAGAGTACTTTTACCTCTATGAAATATCTTACGCATGGTACTCTACTATTGGGGCTATTTGGACATTTGTTGTCGGATATGTGGTATCattatttacacaaaaatgCAGCAAAGTGGAGACACAATCAAAGTATCTCTTTCAGTGGAAAAATTCATCCTTGAAATGA
- the LOC121118891 gene encoding uncharacterized protein isoform X2, whose translation MREGESPNLNSRVGFHVLNPHSLSISEIEEDLRRIPSEKDIFLKVPNIKELEGIGRVSEGSSTSFGQQKTTESRHAPTWHTSPTRLIRDHSNPRVKRGLMDTRNDNGGDLMDPRLQQQYRRSRRRVIDEREEREDNEDPEYCRHPQSRICDNLKYNLQQLKLRSQKDTYLAVVDAAIIGPEPVRSYEVESILGISNDTFLKTRLRRKEALEYEDFEFNRDRVEEMRELQTRRRSSYKSLNSNNSNKNGHKTVIPRPALKEQFELFARYGDPQSIGELITLSQTDKWLRQAGIIDNWNITTTDTAIYYRKISRGSKYLDYDSWRAFLDELAWRKRISVEYLIDKLEICGKPSYSNTTK comes from the exons ATGAGAGAAGGGGAGTCCCCTAATCTTAACTCACGAGTTGGGTTCCACGTTCTGAATCCCCATTCCCTTAGTATAAGCGAAATTGAGGAGGACCTCAGAAGAATCCCAAGtgaaaaggacatttttttaaaagtaccaAACATAAAAGAATTGGAAGGCATTGGCCGCGTCTCGGAGGGATCCTCAACATCCTTTGGACAACAAAAAACAACGGAGTCACGACACGCTCCTACCTGGCATACTTCTCCAACAAGACTCATAAG AGATCATTCAAACCCACGGGTCAAAAGAGGTTTGATGGATACCCGAAATGACAATGGAGGGGATTTGATGGACCCCCGATTACAGCAGCAGTACAGACGCAGTCGTCGTCGTGTTATAGATGAAAGAGAGGAAAGAGAGGATAATGAGGATCCCGAATACTGTCGACACCCTCAATCTCGAATATGTGATAATCTCAAATACAACCTTCAACAGTTGAAACTTCGATCCCAGAAAGATACATATTTGGCTGTTGTTGATGCTGCCATAATTGGACCAGAGCCAGTTCGCTCCTACGAAGTCGAATCGATCCTGGGTATCAGTAATGATACCTTTTTAAAGACTCGTCTTCGACGAAAAGAAGCTCTGGAATATGAGGACTTTGAGTTCAATAGAGATAGAGTCGAGGAAATGAGAGAACTTCAAACTCGAAGGCGCTCCAGTTACAAATCCTTGAACAGTaacaatagtaataaaaatggaCATAAAACTGTTATTCCAAGGCCTGCTTTGAAGGAGCAGTTTGAACTCTTTGCTAGATATGGGGATCCACAAAGCATAGGAGAGCTTATTACCCTGAGTCAAACCGATAAATGGCTCCGACAAGCAGGAATAATCGACAATTGGAACATAACAACCACTGACACTGCCATATACTATAGAAAAATTAGCAG AGGATCCAAATACTTGGACTACGATTCATGGCGAGCCTTCCTGGATGAATTGGCTTGGAGAAAAAGAATAAGTGTGGAGTACTTAATTGACAAATTGGAAATATGTGGAAAGCCCTCCTATAGCAATACTACG AAATGA
- the LOC121118891 gene encoding uncharacterized protein isoform X1 → MREGESPNLNSRVGFHVLNPHSLSISEIEEDLRRIPSEKDIFLKVPNIKELEGIGRVSEGSSTSFGQQKTTESRHAPTWHTSPTRLIRDHSNPRVKRGLMDTRNDNGGDLMDPRLQQQYRRSRRRVIDEREEREDNEDPEYCRHPQSRICDNLKYNLQQLKLRSQKDTYLAVVDAAIIGPEPVRSYEVESILGISNDTFLKTRLRRKEALEYEDFEFNRDRVEEMRELQTRRRSSYKSLNSNNSNKNGHKTVIPRPALKEQFELFARYGDPQSIGELITLSQTDKWLRQAGIIDNWNITTTDTAIYYRKISRGSKYLDYDSWRAFLDELAWRKRISVEYLIDKLEICGKPSYSNTTTASLSDPFLQRGLRVHDC, encoded by the exons ATGAGAGAAGGGGAGTCCCCTAATCTTAACTCACGAGTTGGGTTCCACGTTCTGAATCCCCATTCCCTTAGTATAAGCGAAATTGAGGAGGACCTCAGAAGAATCCCAAGtgaaaaggacatttttttaaaagtaccaAACATAAAAGAATTGGAAGGCATTGGCCGCGTCTCGGAGGGATCCTCAACATCCTTTGGACAACAAAAAACAACGGAGTCACGACACGCTCCTACCTGGCATACTTCTCCAACAAGACTCATAAG AGATCATTCAAACCCACGGGTCAAAAGAGGTTTGATGGATACCCGAAATGACAATGGAGGGGATTTGATGGACCCCCGATTACAGCAGCAGTACAGACGCAGTCGTCGTCGTGTTATAGATGAAAGAGAGGAAAGAGAGGATAATGAGGATCCCGAATACTGTCGACACCCTCAATCTCGAATATGTGATAATCTCAAATACAACCTTCAACAGTTGAAACTTCGATCCCAGAAAGATACATATTTGGCTGTTGTTGATGCTGCCATAATTGGACCAGAGCCAGTTCGCTCCTACGAAGTCGAATCGATCCTGGGTATCAGTAATGATACCTTTTTAAAGACTCGTCTTCGACGAAAAGAAGCTCTGGAATATGAGGACTTTGAGTTCAATAGAGATAGAGTCGAGGAAATGAGAGAACTTCAAACTCGAAGGCGCTCCAGTTACAAATCCTTGAACAGTaacaatagtaataaaaatggaCATAAAACTGTTATTCCAAGGCCTGCTTTGAAGGAGCAGTTTGAACTCTTTGCTAGATATGGGGATCCACAAAGCATAGGAGAGCTTATTACCCTGAGTCAAACCGATAAATGGCTCCGACAAGCAGGAATAATCGACAATTGGAACATAACAACCACTGACACTGCCATATACTATAGAAAAATTAGCAG AGGATCCAAATACTTGGACTACGATTCATGGCGAGCCTTCCTGGATGAATTGGCTTGGAGAAAAAGAATAAGTGTGGAGTACTTAATTGACAAATTGGAAATATGTGGAAAGCCCTCCTATAGCAATACTACG ACAGCCAGTCTTAGTGACCCGTTTTTACAGAGAGGACTCAGAGTTCATGACTGCTAA